A single window of Malus sylvestris chromosome 5, drMalSylv7.2, whole genome shotgun sequence DNA harbors:
- the LOC126624279 gene encoding mechanosensitive ion channel protein 6-like produces the protein MEFSIKKPFKSHGSAKHMRKISAGEEDISHEELPILLDHDHRHHTQPMTDVDLSDRREVIVKIDEGADSSTSTSDPAKNGRKIWRQSSIDFWHGDGNGAGNAENFDFVQRGKTEEGTGEDPPSKLIGQFLHKQRASGDMTLDMDLEMEELQQNERDLPPLAESPSPRNSRNSKELKVSFQSPASDLTDTPQTESVRRRYRESPDEERRRTERLSNGQDDVVRCTSNASFRREPSFSNKSDLLRIKTKSRLIDPPEEPDFKSGRIPRSGQIPKSGQMRSGLLSRGGDDDDDDPFLEEDVPHEYKRANFNALTLLQWVSLVLIIGAVVCTLTIPVLREKSLWKLKLWKWEVLILVLICGRLVSGWGIRIIVFFVERNFLLRKRVLYFVYGVRKAVQNCLWLGLVLLAWHFMFDKKVERETNTEVVAYVTKILFCLLIGVLLWLVKTLIVKVLASSFHVRSYFDRIQDSLFNQYVIETLSGRPLIEMQNAEEEEDRLADEVRKLQNAGATMPPDLKANAFPSARIGRVIGSGSIRSGRVIAGSGLIGKSTKYSRPLSKRAEEPGITIDHLHKLNPKNVSAWNMKRLMNIVRKGHLTTLDEQILDATGEDEADTQIRSEVEAKAAAKKIFQNVARPGSKFIYLEDLMRFMEEDEAVKTMSLFEGASEHKRISKSALKNWVVSAFRERRALALTLNDTKTAVNTLHRVVNIIVAIVIIVIWLLVLGIATSKFLLFVSSQLVVVAFVFGNTCKTIFEAIIFLFVMHPFDVGDRCEIDGVQMVVEEMNILTTVFLRYDNTKIVYPNSILATLPIFNYYRSPDTGDTIEFCIHVSTPPDRIVLMRQRIISYIENKKEHWYPAPMVIMKDVEELNRVRFVIWPQHRMNFQDIGERFVRRGYLVEEMVRIFQELDIQFRLLPVDINVRAMPGMTGEVPSNYTATKAD, from the exons ATGGAGTTCTCCATCAAGAAACCGTTTAAGTCCCATGGCTCTGCCAAGCATATGAGGAAGATCTCCGCCGGAGAAGAAGACATCAGCCACGAGGAGCTCCCCATTCTTCTGGATCACGACCACCGCCACCACACCCAGCCCATGACGGACGTCGATTTGTCCGACCGCCGGGAGGTCATCGTCAAAATCGACGAAGGCGCAGATTCGTCCACAAGCACCAGCGACCCTGCCAAAAATGGCAGGAAGATTTGGCGGCAGTCCAGCATCGATTTCTGGCACGGGGACGGCAACGGCGCCGGCAATGCCGAGAATTTTGATTTCGTGCAGCGTGGGAAGACGGAGGAGGGTACTGGGGAGGATCCGCCGTCGAAGCTGATTGGCCAGTTCCTGCATAAGCAGCGAGCCTCCGGCGACATGACGCTGGATATGGATTTGGAGATGGAGGAGCTGCAGCAGAACGAGCGCGATTTGCCGCCCCTTGCCGAGTCGCCGAGTCCTAGGAACTCGCGCAACTCGAAGGAGCTCAAAGTCTCGTTCCAATCGCCGGCGTCTGACCTCACCGATACGCCGCAAACCGAGTCGGTAAGGAGGCGATACAGGGAGTCCCCCGACGAGGAGCGGCGCCGCACCGAGAGGTTGAGCAACGGACAGGACGACGTCGTCCGGTGCACTTCCAACGCCTCATTCCGCCGAGAGCCTTCGTTCTCGAACAAGTCCGATTTGTTGAGAATAAAGACCAAGTCCAGACTAATCGACCCGCCCGAGGAGCCGGATTTCAAGTCGGGCCGGATCCCGCGGTCGGGACAGATCCCGAAATCGGGTCAGATGAGGTCTGGGTTGCTGAGCCGCGGcggcgacgacgacgacgacgacccGTTTCTGGAGGAGGACGTGCCGCACGAGTACAAGAGGGCGAACTTCAACGCATTGACGCTGCTTCAGTGGGTAAGCTTGGTTTTGATCATTGGGGCAGTGGTTTGCACGCTGACGATTCCAGTTCTGAGGGAGAAGAGCTTGTGGAAACTGAAATTGTGGAAGTGGGAGGTCTTGATTTTGGTTCTGATATGCGGGAGATTGGTTTCGGGTTGGGGGATTAGGATCATAGTGTTTTTTGTGGAGAGGAATTTCCTTCTGCGGAAGAGAGTTTTGTATTTCGTGTATGGAGTCCGAAAGGCGGTGCAGAACTGCCTCTGGCTCGGCCTGGTTCTTTTAGCTTGGCATTTCATGTTTGATAAGAAGGTGGAGAGGGAGACCAATACCGAGGTGGTTGCTTATGTGACGAAAATCTTGTTTTGTCTCTTGATTGGAGTGTTGCTGTGGCTGGTGAAGACGTTGATTGTGAAGGTGCTGGCTTCGTCGTTCCATGTGAGGTCGTATTTTGATCGGATTCAGGACTCTCTTTTTAATCAGTATGTGATTGAGACGCTGTCCGGGCGGCCTTTGATTGAGATGCAGAatgcggaggaggaggaggatagGCTGGCGGATGAGGTCAGGAAGCTGCAGAATGCCGGGGCTACTATGCCTCCTGACCTCAAGGCAAATGCATTCCCGTCCGCTAGGATTGGGAGGGTGATTGGGAGTGGTTCGATAAGGAGTGGGAGGGTGATTGCGGGTAGCGGGCTTATTGGGAAGAGCACCAAGTATTCTAGGCCACTTTCCAAGAGGGCAGAGGAGCCCGGGATCACGATTGATCATTTGCATAAGCTCAATCCCAAGAATGTGTCTGCTTGGAATATGAAGAGGCTGATGAATATAGTTAGAAAAGGGCATCTTACGACGCTTGATGAGCAGATTCTGGATGCCACTGGTGAGGATGAGGCTGATACTCAGATCAGGAGTGAGGTTGAGGCAAAGGCTGCTGCTAAAAAGATATTCCAGAATGTGGCTAGGCCTGGTTCCAA GTTCATATACCTGGAGGACTTGATGCGTTTCATGGAAGAAGACGAGGCTGTGAAGACCATGAGTCTTTTTGAAGGGGCATCTGAGCACAAGAGAATCAGCAAATCTGCCTTGAAAAATTGGGTG GTCAGTGCCTTCAGAGAACGGAGAGCACTTGCTCTGACGCTGAATGATACCAAAACAGCTGTGAATACACTTCATCGCGTGGTGAACATAATAGTTGCCATTGTTATAATTGTTATATGGCTTCTTGTTCTAGGAATTGCCACCAGCAAATTTCTCTTGTTTGTGAGTTCTCAGCTTGTGGTTGTGGCATTTGTCTTTGGTAACACCTGCAAGACGATATTTGAAGCAATCATATTTTTATTCGTGATGCATCCATTTGACGTGGGAGATCGTTGCGAAATAGATGGAGTTCAG ATGGTAGTTGAAGAAATGAACATCTTGACTACAGTTTTCCTAAGGTAtgacaacacaaaaatcgtgtACCCAAACAGCATCCTAGCGACATTGCCCATCTTTAACTACTATCGTAGTCCTGACACGGGAGATACTATTGAGTTCTGCATCCATGTATCAACTCCGCCAGATAGGATTGTTTTAATGAGGCAAAGAATAATCAG TTACATTGAGAACAAGAAGGAGCACTGGTATCCAGCACCAATGGTTATAATGAAGGATGTAGAAGAACTAAATAGGGTACGGTTTGTAATTTGGCCTCAACATAGAATGAACTTCCAGGACATAGGAGAAAGGTTTGTAAGGAGAGGCTATTTGGTCGAAGAGATGGTACGTATATTCCAGGAGCTTGACATCCAATTCCGCCTTCTGCCTGTTGACATAAACGTCCGCGCCATGCCTGGCATGACTGGCGAGGTTCCCTCTAATTACACGGCAACTAAAGCCGATTGA
- the LOC126624755 gene encoding serine/threonine-protein kinase STY46 has translation MVMEDNSESCGSRALNDASSSPVQSRQQRKLGVYNEVLRRLKDSKNDEAICPGFDDELWAHFNRLPTRYALDVNVERAEDVLMHKRLLHLAHDPAHRPAIEVRLVQVHSVADGNIADATDSPGKDAAQSSNISSRLSMHPPPAFGSSPNLEALALEASKSEDHDDEHSVHARTQFTRPILHEITFSTDDKPKLLSQLTSLLAEIGLNIQEAHAFSTLDGYSLDVFVVDGWPYEETEKLKIAIKKEVLKIERPWPPTHQSSSGSEHNQVVIKTEPDHLQIPNDGTDVWEIDPRQLNFGNKVASGSCGDLYKGTYCTQEVAIKVLKPECVNSDMQKDFAQEVYIMRKVRHKNVVQFIGACTKPPSLCIVTEYMSGGSVYDYLHKQKGVFKLPSLLKVAIDVSKGMTYLHQNNIIHRDLKAANLLMDENEVVKVADFGVARVISQSGVMTAETGTYRWMAPEVIEHKPYDHKADVFSFGVVLWELLTGKLPYEYLTPLQAAVGVVQKGLRPTIPKNTPPKLAELLEKCWQQDPKSRPDFLEIIEILQALAKEVGDGEERHKSSGGFLSILRRGHH, from the exons ATGGTGATGGAGGACAACAGCGAGAGCTGCGGGAGTAGAGCGCTGAACGACGCGTCGTCTTCTCCGGTTCAGTCTCGCCAGCAGAGAAAGCTCGGGGTTTACAATGAGGTCCTCCGCCGCCTCAAGGACTCCAAAAACGACGAAGCCATTTGCCCTGGCTTCGACGACGAGCTTTGGGCTCACTTCAATCGCCTCCCCACTCG GTATGCATTAGATGTGAATGTGGAGAGGGCAGAAGATGTGCTTATGCACAAGAGATTACTGCATTTGGCTCATGATCCTGCTCATCGACCAGCGATCGAAGTCCGCCTTGTACAG GTTCATTCTGTTGCAGATGGGAATATAGCAGATGCTACAGATTCTCCGGGTAAAGATGCTGCCCAAAGTTCTAACATATCTAGCAGACTAAG TATGCATCCTCCTCCAGCATTCGGCTCATCTCCTAACCTTGAAGCCCTTGCACTTGAGGCAAGTAAATCTGAAGATCATGATGATGAACATTCTGTACATGCCAGAACTCAGTTTACTCG GCCCATATTGCATGAAATTACTTTCTCAACAGACGACAAGCCTAAACTACTCAGTCAG TTGACTTCCTTGCTTGCGGAGATTGGGCTGAACATCCAAGAAGCACATGCTTTTTCCACATTAGATGGTTACTCCTTGGATGTCTTTGTTGTTGATGGCTGGCCTTACGAG GAAACAGAGAAGCTTAAGATCGCAAtaaaaaaggaagttttaaaGATTGAG AGGCCATGGCCACCTACTCATCAATCATCTTCTGGCAGCGAGCATAATCAAGTAGTGATCAAAACTGAACCTGATCATCTGCAAATACCTAATGATGGGACTGATGTATGGGAAATTGATCCTAGACAGTTGAACTTTGGGAACAAAGTTGCATCTGGATCCTGCGGAGATTT ATATAAAGGTACATATTGTACTCAAGAAGTCGCCATTAAAGTCCTCAAGCCTGAGTGTGTAAATTCTGATATGCAGAAAGATTTTGCCCAGGAAGTTTATATTATGAG GAAAGTTCGACACAAGAATGTTGTACAATTCATTGGTGCATGTACCAAGCCTCCAAGCTTGTGCATTGTAACAG AATATATGTCTGGTGGAAGTGTGTATGACTACTTGCATAAACAAAAGGGTGTTTTTAAGCTCCCATCCTTGCTCAAGGTAGCAATCGATGTTTCCAAGGGAATGACCTACTTGCATCAGAATAACATAATCCACAGGGATTTGAAAGCAGCCAATCTCTTGAtggatgaaaatgaa GTCGTTAAGGTTGCTGATTTCGGGGTTGCTAGAGTGATATCTCAATCTGGAGTAATGACAGCAGAAACTGGGACATATAGGTGGATGGCTCCAGAG GTTATAGAACACAAGCCATATGATCACAAGGCTGATGTTTTTAGCTTTGGAGTTGTGTTATGGGAGTTGCTGACCGGAAAG CTTCCATATGAATACTTGACCCCGTTACAAGCAGCCGTTGGAGTTGTTCAAAAG GGCTTACGGCCGACCATCCCAAAGAACACTCCTCCCAAGCTTGCCGAGCTGCTCGAGAAATGCTGGCAACAAGATCCAAAATCAAGACCTGATTTCTTGGAAATCATAGAAATTCTACAGGCATTAGCCAAAGAG GTTGGTGATGGAGAGGAACGACACAAATCATCGGGAGGATTTCTGTCGATCCTGAGACGGGGTCACCACTAA